The following coding sequences lie in one Helicobacter sp. MIT 21-1697 genomic window:
- a CDS encoding acyltransferase — protein sequence MTYFIHPTSIIDENVSIGEGSKIWHFCHILSGSVIGTNCSFGQNCMVGPNVIIGNNLKAQNNISIYEGVRICDDVFLGPSVVFTNVINPRAFISQKSEFRPTLIKNGASIGANATIICGVEIGEYAFVGAGSVVTQNIPNFALYVGNPARHIAWVDKAGQRLIFNEKMIAYDSYDDTMYRLHNNHIEIISENL from the coding sequence ATGACATACTTTATCCACCCTACGAGCATTATTGATGAAAATGTGAGTATAGGAGAAGGCAGTAAAATATGGCATTTTTGCCATATTCTTAGTGGCAGTGTGATAGGCACAAACTGCTCTTTTGGACAAAATTGTATGGTGGGTCCAAATGTAATCATTGGCAATAACCTCAAAGCTCAAAATAATATCAGTATTTATGAAGGTGTGAGAATCTGTGATGATGTATTTTTGGGTCCTAGTGTTGTTTTTACGAATGTAATTAATCCTCGTGCATTTATTTCGCAAAAAAGTGAATTTCGCCCTACTCTTATTAAAAATGGTGCTTCTATTGGCGCAAATGCGACAATTATATGCGGCGTAGAAATTGGTGAATACGCTTTTGTTGGGGCTGGAAGCGTAGTTACTCAAAATATTCCTAATTTTGCACTCTATGTTGGGAATCCTGCGCGCCACATTGCTTGGGTAGATAAAGCTGGGCAAAGGCTCATATTTAACGAAAAAATGATAGCTTATGATAGTTATGATGACACAATGTATCGCCTACACAATAACCACATTGAAATAATAAGCGAGAATCTATAA